The DNA segment GGTCATGAATGCAGATCTGATCGGGTCGGGCATTGAATCAGGACAAATTACCAACGGGATGATTCCAAAACTGACCAGCGCCCTTGATCTGGTGAACAATGGCGTGGGTGCGGTCTGGATCGGTCCTGGCAAACCAGATGTATTTATTCAGGCAATTCAACAGGTTCCGGGTGCCGGTACCTGGATTATGGAAGGAGAATTGAAGTGAGCAGTAACCACCTGATGCAGACTTATAACCGGTACCCGATTGAATTGGTGTCGGCAGAGGGAGTCCTGGTCAAAGACCAGAATGGCAAAGAGTACGTGGATTTTCTCAGTGGAATTGCAGTGACCGGATTTGGTCATAAACATCCGGTCATCACCGAAGCAGTTGTAAAACAGCTGAATCAGGTCTGGCACACCAGTAATCTGTTCGACTCATCCGGTCAGAAGGAACTTGCGCTTGCACTTTCGAATGCCTCTGGACTGGATAAGGTTTTTTTCAGTAATTCCGGGACGGAAGCCAATGAGGCCGCCATCAAATTTGCCAGAAAGTGGGGCTCGGGAAGGTACCAGATTATCTCGGCTCTTGGCGGATTTCATGGCAGGACGTACGGAGCCCTGTCAGCAACCGGACAGCACAAGTTCTGGCAGGGTTTTTATCCGCTCGTACACGGATTCATGTCGGTTCCCTATGGAGACATTCAGGCCTTGTCCGCTGCCATCACCAAGGAAACAGTGGCTATCATGCTGGAGCCTATTCAGGGAGAAAGCGGTGTTATTGTACCCCCGGCTGGCTATCTGAAAGCGGTCAGGGAGTTGTGCGATCGCCACCATATTCTCCTGATTCTGGATGAGGTTCAGACCGGCATGGGAAGGACCGGTAAATGGTTTGCTCATCAGTGGGATGAAATCCGGCCAGATATTCTCACCGTTGCAAAAGGGGTTGCCAACGGATTGCCACTGGGAGCCACGCTTTGTACCGATGCGGTGGCCTCGGCCATCAAACCGGGTGATCATGGGTCCACTTTTGGCGGAAACCCGGTGTCGGTGGCTGCAGCCAATGCTGTGGCTGGTCTGATCACCGATGACCTTCTGACCTCGGTTCTGGAAAGAGGAGCCTATTTAAAATCGAAACTGAAAGAAGCATCCCTGCCAGGCATCCAGTCCATCCGTGGTCTCGGACTGATGGCAGGAATTGAATTGAAACAGGGACTGTCGGCCAGACTGGTGGCCCACCAATTACAGGAAAGCGGCTTTCTGGTGGGAACCTCGGGTAACTCGGTCATCAGGTTACTGCCGCCCTTCACCATCGGACACTCACACATTGACGGATTAACGGAAGCCTTCGGATCGGTATTGGCCGGTTATGAGGCACATGGAGTTGCAGTATGAAACATTTAATTGATATCACCGAATGGACGAAAGAAGAACTGGAAACCGTCTTTTCCTGGACATTGACCATGAAAAAACACCCCGATCCCGGTTTTAAACCGCTGGCGGGACGGTCGGTTGCCTTGTACTTCGAAAAACCCAGTCTGAGAACCCGTGTCAGTTTTGATATCGGAATTCAGGAATTGGGTGGCAACACAACCATCGTTGAACAGTTTATGGCAGGCATCGGCACCCGTGAGTCGGTTCATGATGTGGCCAATACGCTGAATGGTTTTGTTGATGCCATGGTCTGCCGCCTGTTTAATCACCAGACGCTGCACGAATTGCGCCAATGGTCCGATATGTCCATCGTGAATGCACTGACCGACTTTTCCCATCCCTGCCAGATCATGGCCGATGTGGTGACGCTTAAGGAAATCGGATTGTGGAATGACGGTCATTTTACTCTCACCTGGGTGGGTGATCCGAACAATGTGTTGCAATCCTGGCTCGAAATGGCCCTGTTTTACCCGATCAAAGTCATTGTTTCCAGTCCGGATATTCCAACGGCCTTTCAATCCTGGTTTGATGATCCGAGAATGAAAGATCGCCTCACCTGGATTCAGAATCCGAAGCAGGCCATTTCGCTTGCCGATGTGGTTTATCTCGATACCTGGATATCAATGGGGCAGGAAGATGAAGCGGAAGCCCGGTTGGCAAAATATGCCGCCTATCAGGTCAATGAGGAAATGACTGGTTACATGCAGGACCATGCGGTGATCCTCCACTGTCTTCCTGCCAAACGGGGTCAGGAAGTTGATGACTTTACCATGAACAAATTCAAGCCGGTTATTTTCCGTGAATCAGAGAACCGTCTGCACGTGCAGAAAACCATCCTTGGTTACCTGCTTGAACCGGTGAGAATGGCGTGGTTTTGTTCGCAGTTTCCTCAGGAATCAACCAGTCCGTTGGTAAAAGCCTGATGTCGACAAAACTTCACAGGCAGAATAAAATCAAGGAAATTCTGCTGAAAAAGCGGATTGACAGCCAGGAGGAACTGGTTCGTCAGTTAAAAAAAGAAGGAATCGAAGTCACTCAGGCCACTCTGAGCCGTGATTTTTCCGATCTGGGAATTATCAGGGTGCGGGATGATGAGGGGGCACATTATGTCATCAGTCAGAATGAGGCTGGTCACCAGGTGGCCCGGCTGATCCGGTATGAAATTATCAGTGTCACTCATAATGAAATGGTGATTGTGGTCCGGACTCTGGCTGGTCGTGCACAAGGGGTTGGTCATTTCTTTGATCGCCTGAATAAACCCGAGATCCTCGGAACCATTGCCGGTGACGATACCATCCTGATTATTCCCGATACGGTAAGAAATATCCCTGTTCTTGTCCATTTTCTGAGGGAAATGATGGAGGAAAGCGGGGACTTGACTCGTGACGAGTGACGGGTGACGAGTGAAAGGAAAAGATTACGGCTTGAATGGCAATTTCTTGCAGGACTGTTAAAAACTGAAGGATAAAGTAATTTCATTTTTTATGAAAACTCACAAAGATCTCGATGTTTGGAAACGATCAATTGAATTTGCAAAAACCATTTATTCTATCACAAGTCAATTCCCGGATGGCGAAAGATCTGGGCTGATTTCCTAAATGAGAAGTGCGGTAATATCCCTTCCATCAAACATTGCGGAAGGCGCCGCCAGGAACCACAATAAGGAGTTTAAACAGTTCTGCTATATTTCTTTGGGTTCACTTGCAGAATTGGAAACCCATCTGATTTTGGTAGATAAGTTAAATGTTGCGAAAATACCCGATAAGGTCCAGGAAGAATTAGGTGAAATACGCCGGATGTTGATTGGTCTGATTTCCTTTTTGGAAAAGACCAAATGATACTTGTCCAACATTTTGTTTATGTCAACCCATTCAGTAGCAATTAGTAAAGAGTTACTCGTTACTGAATACATTTCACAATCCATTTTAACATAGAAACATCAGGAGTCTCTTTATATGAAAAAACCTAAAATTGTCGTTGCTTATTCCGGAGGTCTGGATACCTCGGTAATGGTTCAATGGTTATCAGAAAAGTTCGATGCCGAAATTATCACGGCCTCGGGTGACCTTGGTCAGCGTGAAGACTGGAAGGCATTGGAGGCGAAGGCCTATAAAACAGGTGCAGCTAAAGCTCATGTGGTGGACCTTCGCCACACGTTTGTGAATGATTATGTCTGGAAGGCATTAAAGGCTGGTGCATTGTATGAAGGGTTATATCCCATGGCCACTTCCATAGGCCGTCCGTTGCTGGCAAAAATGCTTGCTGATGTGGCTATTCAGGAAGGCGCCGATATGGTTGCGCACGGGTGCACCGGCAAAGGCAATGATCAGGTCCGGTTCGAAGTCGGGATTATGACACTGGCTCCGCATCTGAAGGTGCTTGCTCCGCTTCGTGACTGGGAATTCAAATCGCGTGAGGAAGAGATTGAATATGCTATTGCCAAGGGAATCCCGGTTTCCGCCACCAAAAAATCACCTTATTCCATTGATGAAAATCTGTTTGGAATTTCCATCGAATGCGGAGTGCTTGAAGATCCGACAGTAGCCCCTCCCGAAGATGCCTACCAGATGACCATCAGTCCGGCTGCTGCACCCGATAAATCTGAAGTGGTTACCCTGGAATTTGAAGCAGGGATTCCGGTTTCGCTGAACGGGAAAAAAATGGATGGGGTTGAACTGCTTTCTGCGCTGAATAAAATTGCTGCTTCGCATGGGGTTGGTCGTCTCGATCTGGTCGAAAACCGGGTGGTGGGCATTAAGTCCCGTGAAATTTACGAGGCGCCTGCTGCAACCGTTCTTCACTGGGCGCATGGTGAGCTGGAACGCCTGGTGCTGGATAAAGAAACGTTCCGTTATAAACAGAAAGTGTCGCATGAAGTCGCCAATCTGATTTATGACGGATTGTGGTTTTCGCCGCTTTTCCGTTCATTGATGGCTTTTGTGGATGCAACGCAGGAATCGGTCAGTGGTCAGGTGGTGATTGAATTGTACAAGGGAAATCTCAAAACCCTTTCCAGAACCTCACCGTTCAGCATGTACAACGAAGAACTGGCTACCTACACTTCATCGGATAAATTCAACCACAAAGCATCGGAAGGATTTATCGAGATTTTTGGTCTGCCATACAAAATTCATTCTCAGGTCCGCCAGGAATCATCAGTTTCTGCCTGAGTGTGGCAGACATTTACGGCCGGGTCGGGTATCTTCGTAAAAACAGCAACCTGGAACAAAAAAGGAGCCGGAGACGATGAAATTGTGGGGTGGCCGTTTTGAAGAAGGACTCGATTCGGCCGCATTGCGGTTTTCTTCTTCCCTTGCAGTCGACAGCAGGCTGATCGAGGAAGATATCGAGGGATCGATTGCACACGTGACCATGCTCGAGCAGGTTGGTCTGGTCACTGCAGATGAAAAAAGTGCGATCATCGACGGATTGGTGACCATACTGTCGGAAAGCCGGGCGAAAACCTGGTTTCCCGATGCGTCACGGTTCGAAGATATCCACTCAGCGGTAGAGTCTCGTCTGACCGATCTGATTGGAACCCCAGCTGGTAAATTGCATACCGGTCGCAGCCGCAATGATCAGGTCATCACCGATGTGGTCCTCTGGCTCAGGAAACAGCTGCCACAGGTTCTTACCCTGATTTGGACTTTAAAGGAGGCCTTGGTCGAGCAGGCGGACCGGCATGCAGGAACGCTGATGCCTGGCTATACCCATCTTCAAAGGGCGCAGCCAGTCAGCCTGGCCTTCCACCTGCTGGCCTATGTGGAGATGCTTCACAGGGACCGGCTGCGTTGGGAATCGGTGGCCGGTGCTCTGACCGACTGTCCGTTGGGAGCCGGGGCTTTGGCTGGATCCACACTTCCGCTTGATCGTGACATCACGGCCGGGTTGCTCGGATTTGCCCGTCCGACGGCCAATGCTCTGGATACCGTTTCTAACCGCGATTTTTTCCTCGATGCAGTTCATGCTGCCGCGATGACCATGATGCACCTGAGCC comes from the Bacteroidota bacterium genome and includes:
- the argH gene encoding argininosuccinate lyase; amino-acid sequence: MKLWGGRFEEGLDSAALRFSSSLAVDSRLIEEDIEGSIAHVTMLEQVGLVTADEKSAIIDGLVTILSESRAKTWFPDASRFEDIHSAVESRLTDLIGTPAGKLHTGRSRNDQVITDVVLWLRKQLPQVLTLIWTLKEALVEQADRHAGTLMPGYTHLQRAQPVSLAFHLLAYVEMLHRDRLRWESVAGALTDCPLGAGALAGSTLPLDRDITAGLLGFARPTANALDTVSNRDFFLDAVHAAAMTMMHLSRLSEELILWSGSEWRFIRLSDRVTTGSSLMPQKKNPDMAELIRGKTGGLTAGYVQLQTLLKGLPLSYNRDLQEDKAVLFHAMDTVQDSLAIMSLMIGTMEVNQDRFTGELDGDFSLATDVADWLVLKGIPFREAHHVVGEVVRLCEKRSCRLSDLTLADWTSIHPVFNTEVLPVVRISTALSRKKTIGSPHPDRVKQTIRHWQKLLKREAKT
- the argR gene encoding arginine repressor, with amino-acid sequence MSTKLHRQNKIKEILLKKRIDSQEELVRQLKKEGIEVTQATLSRDFSDLGIIRVRDDEGAHYVISQNEAGHQVARLIRYEIISVTHNEMVIVVRTLAGRAQGVGHFFDRLNKPEILGTIAGDDTILIIPDTVRNIPVLVHFLREMMEESGDLTRDE
- a CDS encoding argininosuccinate synthase, which produces MKKPKIVVAYSGGLDTSVMVQWLSEKFDAEIITASGDLGQREDWKALEAKAYKTGAAKAHVVDLRHTFVNDYVWKALKAGALYEGLYPMATSIGRPLLAKMLADVAIQEGADMVAHGCTGKGNDQVRFEVGIMTLAPHLKVLAPLRDWEFKSREEEIEYAIAKGIPVSATKKSPYSIDENLFGISIECGVLEDPTVAPPEDAYQMTISPAAAPDKSEVVTLEFEAGIPVSLNGKKMDGVELLSALNKIAASHGVGRLDLVENRVVGIKSREIYEAPAATVLHWAHGELERLVLDKETFRYKQKVSHEVANLIYDGLWFSPLFRSLMAFVDATQESVSGQVVIELYKGNLKTLSRTSPFSMYNEELATYTSSDKFNHKASEGFIEIFGLPYKIHSQVRQESSVSA
- a CDS encoding acetylornithine transaminase, with the protein product MSSNHLMQTYNRYPIELVSAEGVLVKDQNGKEYVDFLSGIAVTGFGHKHPVITEAVVKQLNQVWHTSNLFDSSGQKELALALSNASGLDKVFFSNSGTEANEAAIKFARKWGSGRYQIISALGGFHGRTYGALSATGQHKFWQGFYPLVHGFMSVPYGDIQALSAAITKETVAIMLEPIQGESGVIVPPAGYLKAVRELCDRHHILLILDEVQTGMGRTGKWFAHQWDEIRPDILTVAKGVANGLPLGATLCTDAVASAIKPGDHGSTFGGNPVSVAAANAVAGLITDDLLTSVLERGAYLKSKLKEASLPGIQSIRGLGLMAGIELKQGLSARLVAHQLQESGFLVGTSGNSVIRLLPPFTIGHSHIDGLTEAFGSVLAGYEAHGVAV
- a CDS encoding ornithine carbamoyltransferase → MKHLIDITEWTKEELETVFSWTLTMKKHPDPGFKPLAGRSVALYFEKPSLRTRVSFDIGIQELGGNTTIVEQFMAGIGTRESVHDVANTLNGFVDAMVCRLFNHQTLHELRQWSDMSIVNALTDFSHPCQIMADVVTLKEIGLWNDGHFTLTWVGDPNNVLQSWLEMALFYPIKVIVSSPDIPTAFQSWFDDPRMKDRLTWIQNPKQAISLADVVYLDTWISMGQEDEAEARLAKYAAYQVNEEMTGYMQDHAVILHCLPAKRGQEVDDFTMNKFKPVIFRESENRLHVQKTILGYLLEPVRMAWFCSQFPQESTSPLVKA